The sequence GAAGTACAAAGAATCGACGTGTTGATAAAACCAATAACTTTACATAGCTAACGAGATAATGACATAATGCATACGTaggtaaaaagaaaatatatttgtagggatgaaattaaaagtttaCGCGACTTACGATGCAAGGTATGACGTATTCAAAATACATTATGGACTTTGAGCAAATCTTGAGTGATCCAGGAATCTGGTGGGAGCAGATGCTTAAATAGGATACGCCGGAGTTCCATGTTACAGTCTCAAACACACATTTTCTCAAAAAGTATTTCACTGCATCgataatataagaaattataCATCTAAAACAATATGGTCGTTACAGCTCAACAAATAGTAAGTGACGACAAGTATATTCTGTTATCGAGTTTAGTGATTAAAATTCCGTGAAGTTCGGTTTTGCGCAAGTTAGTTGTAAGGAAACGTACGGAATACGGTTTTGTGCTGCGAATACTTACGcgtattttcaattattcattCAGTTACTCATTGTTActattattgttataataaGAATGCGAATCGTTATACAGATTCGTACTTTCACTAACACAAATAGGAATGCAGGAccaaagaaagaaacgaaaagattCACCTGCTGAATATTATTTTCCGCGCTTTTACATTTTGTACGAATCCACCTGTTGAGTACTACTTTATGTACTTTTGCATTTTGCAACAGCCTTGTGTATTCTTTTACCCTCGAGTTTTCTAAGTACATAAAAATAAGTACATAAAAATCTGTAGTCTAGTTATTATTATCGTAATTTATTTCTGATCGCAGTAGCTTATTTTTTGTTGTCATACATTGTTATTCGACTGGCATGTGCACGTAGACAATAACACGTTTCTATGAACCAATTAATAGAAGATCCAGCTTGAATAGTCAATGAACGTGATAAAATAACTGAACAGATGTCTGTATTAAACGGTTTTCAAATGAGCATGTGTAACTCTCatcgttttataattttaatcctTAAGATACGAAAAATCAACGATGCACGTTGACaagtttattaatataaaaaaaagatacaatATCTTAAAATGACTGAATGTCAAACTAATCGTAGTCTATGATCACTGATACAATGCTTTATGTTaacttgaaaatattttagccTGTCATTGACCAGATAGTTAGGCAAAACATATTTTAGAATAGAGCAAATGCATATACAGTTACAAGCATATTGCAAGACGATGCCTGACACGTTCGCTAAGAAGTTAGTTTCTTTTTCACTTTGACAGTCGAAAATAGATTAACTACGGTGTGAAAATATAATAGGTGCAACATTTTAAAAATAGCTGGTAcgtcatttttattttgaaaagtggcgaaaataatgttaaaagaaaatataaacattaaatattgaatatacTTTACACTTAAATGAATCTTTAGTTTCGATTTTAAACTTGAACTTTATAAGGATTAACTTGTTACAGAAGTTAATAATAGAATGcgcgcttttcttttttcgtttcacTAGTGGGAGCATACACCGGGTGAGGCGTGGATATACCTCGTCATTTTGACCagcatttatattttatacatactGAAAAATTATATCAGATGTGTCATTCATGTTTCTCGACTAAACGGCCCGAAAGCTGTACCGATTATTGGAAACGTAAACATTGCTCTTGAAGAAAATTGTAAGTCACTAATACTCGGTTTAAACGAATTTTGAGAgattaataaattaacgtAGAAGATAAATTTGCTAAATAAATGAtcaaagtaaataaaatacaaaatatgtttattaagttaatgataaaaatattatattaaattgttaTGTAAATTTCAGTCCTTTATAGATTAGCCaatgaaagtaaaatttatgGACGTTTTGTTAAAGTATGGGTGACAATATTGCCATACGTGGTGCTTCTGGAGCCAGAAGATATCCAAATGGTGCTCGGTAGTACGAAGCACACGCGCAAggtatttttctacaaattgcTAGATAATTTCCTTGGGAAAGGTTTGATTACAAAGGACATGGAAACCTGGCGGGTCCATCGAAAAATTTTACAACCTGCTTTTCATCTTCATATTCTCGAGAAATTTACGAATATCTTCGCGGAACACGCAGATAGCCTGATGAAAAAGTTTCTTGAAAAGAAGGACCAAGAAATCAATATTACTACTTTCATTAATGATTCCGTTTACAATATCTTGAGTGGTAAGTAAAGACGTGTTTGAtgttaaattataaatgaagACGTTGAGTGAtgcgaaaatataaattaatcctttctccataaatttcataaatagcTGTTTACTTATCTCTTCCTTTCGACGTCttttgtaaattgtaaatatattttataattacaattaatatataaaaatatataatataaatatacaaaatttgaaattataaatattccattcTTTTATCAAACATACTATTACAGACGATATCTTCTCTTCCATTTCATATGCCATAATTATGTTCCTGATAAGGTTtactaataattaataattacaaggGCTATCGTATTATTTCGTATTCAAATGAAACGtacatattttacattattcaCGATCATTAATCTTTTGTCATATACTTTGTTATTTGCAAGTAATTATACAGAAGCATAAAATTTGTACTTGGAAAAGGTGATACATTGTGAGGTCGTCTATAAATTATGTCTTATTCAATTTGCATAATTCCATGCAAGTGCATTTTGCGCATAAGTTGCACAGTCAATAATCTCTTAGTGGAAGCATTCGTATCCTTTTGGAAAATATCGTGAATAATTCgcaaaacttttatttattttatatcgaatATTCAGTAATACTTTTTTACGATCATACAGTGATAATATATGGCAAAATcctttaaattaaaaaatcgcTAATATATTATGgtctattattaaaattctactAGACTCTTAAAATATTGCACAACATATAAAATACTAAAACATTgtcatatatattaatattatccGACCTGCTATACTTGTTGGTATATTGCtgaaaagatttttattgttaatagCATTGACAAACTTTTTATTCGATGTGCAAACAAAATGCAAATTTCTTTACCTGAAAAGCAGATGTCTGGCGAAGTTCTCAATATCAATTAacatatgaaataaattttaagttAATCCAGTATCCAGAGTTAGCGAACGAGTCATAAGTTCTCATTGAAAAGCTTCTTACTgctgtacaaatatttttgagcgtatatgtattttgaacGTTGCGTTTTATTTCTTGGAATGACTCTGTAATATTTGAAGTAATTATTAACTGTTTGCAGAAACAGTTTTGGGAATAAACCAAAGGACCAGCGAAATGGACGATCTGCCTTTCCGAAAGTGAGAATCGAAGATGcatgtttttatatttttccaacGCTAGAACATACGATAATCTTTGTTAGCAATTAGCGATAGAGACAAATAATGTAGTATGTCTGAATTTTCGTTCCAGGGGACAAATTATGCTTCTATACCGAATGATGAGGCCTTGGCTATTAATGGAATGGATTTACCGATTAACGAAGTATGGTAGAGAAGAGCAAAAACAACGAAACGAGTTATTCGATACTTGTTTTAAAATGATGAAAGAAAAACGCGAgcttttacgaaataaaaagtgtGAACCTGATGATCAGACAGAAGAGACAAGAAAAATGTCTTTGCTGGAATATATGGTGGAAATAAACGAAAAACATCCTTGCTTCTCCGATAAAGACATCGTCGAAGAATGTTGCACGTTTATGTTAGCTGGGCAGGATTCGGTTGGCACCGCGACTGCGATGACGCTCTTTCTTTTAGCCAACAATCCTGAATGGCAGGAAAAATGCATAGAAGAACTCGACCGAATTTTCGACGGAAATCCAAAATTGCCTACGATAAACGATCTGAAAGATATGAAATGTTTAGAGATGTGCATCAAAGAATCATTGAGATTATATCCTAGTGTACCGATGATAGCCAGGAAACTAGGCGAAGATGTGAAAATCGGTATAACCtgaatcttttttctttatataaaattgaagaGTTTTCTGAAATGACGATCTATGACCCTACGATACCTTCTACTCAAATAGTTGAATCATTatgaaacttttatttattttgtaaatgatagaAAGAAACAAAGTTCAAGCATAGCTAAGATTAACAAAACTTCCAACGCAATTTAGTCAGTTCGTTATTTTGTCTTAGAAGCTCTTTTTCCAGAAAATTTCTTCAATTATTACGCTTAATTTAAACGATACAAAGCTATCTCCTCACCGATCTCAATGTTCTTAGAATGTGTTGTTGTAAATGTTAAGGTCTTCACTATGAACAACTTTTTTCtcaaaaatatgtttctttGGTATCATATGCCTCATGAATTTTAACGCgatcttttttagttttcacAGTGATGTATAAATaaccaataaaaaaaaacaataaaaattccaGTCACTAAATTCCAAATGAAAGTAGGAAAACAGTAAATAGGGTTAAGCTATTTAAGTGGTGGCGCTCGTGTAGGAAACACGGTTATAATTTGGACGTGCACTCGCATACATAcactataattataatatctaacgtacaattttttataaaatataggaAGAGGGTACACATAAACatgttttaatatataacTTGAAAATTAAGACCGAGCACCCATTGTATGTATAGGAAAAAGTTGTTCACATGATTGATGATTCACATATTCATAATCGAAATCGGTGAGAAGATGCCTATATGACAGTTTCACTATTATTAGTAATATAAAACGtctttacaaaatttaaaattactgTATAACATCAATGCGCATTTTAGGAAAATATGTGATACCAACGGGTTGTAGCGTGTTAATATCCCCATACGCCACTCATCGTTTGC is a genomic window of Bombus huntii isolate Logan2020A chromosome 1, iyBomHunt1.1, whole genome shotgun sequence containing:
- the LOC126872122 gene encoding probable cytochrome P450 4aa1 isoform X3, with product MVVTAQQIWEHTPGEAWIYLVILTSIYILYILKNYIRCVIHVSRLNGPKAVPIIGNVNIALEENLWVTILPYVVLLEPEDIQMVLGSTKHTRKVFFYKLLDNFLGKGLITKDMETWRVHRKILQPAFHLHILEKFTNIFAEHADSLMKKFLEKKDQEINITTFINDSVYNILSETVLGINQRTSEMDDLPFRKGQIMLLYRMMRPWLLMEWIYRLTKYGREEQKQRNELFDTCFKMMKEKRELLRNKKCEPDDQTEETRKMSLLEYMVEINEKHPCFSDKDIVEECCTFMLAGQDSVGTATAMTLFLLANNPEWQEKCIEELDRIFDGNPKLPTINDLKDMKCLEMCIKESLRLYPSVPMIARKLGEDVKIGKYVIPTGCSVLISPYATHRLPHHFPDPEAFKPERFDAENSEKRHPYAHIPFSAGPRNCIGYKFAMLEMKSMICAILRRCRLQSVPGKEVIRPKFRMTIRAQGGLWVKVIVRDETPKNVVI
- the LOC126872122 gene encoding probable cytochrome P450 4aa1 isoform X1; translation: MVVTAQQIWEHTPGEAWIYLVILTSIYILYILKNYIRCVIHVSRLNGPKAVPIIGNVNIALEENFLYRLANESKIYGRFVKVWVTILPYVVLLEPEDIQMVLGSTKHTRKVFFYKLLDNFLGKGLITKDMETWRVHRKILQPAFHLHILEKFTNIFAEHADSLMKKFLEKKDQEINITTFINDSVYNILSETVLGINQRTSEMDDLPFRKGQIMLLYRMMRPWLLMEWIYRLTKYGREEQKQRNELFDTCFKMMKEKRELLRNKKCEPDDQTEETRKMSLLEYMVEINEKHPCFSDKDIVEECCTFMLAGQDSVGTATAMTLFLLANNPEWQEKCIEELDRIFDGNPKLPTINDLKDMKCLEMCIKESLRLYPSVPMIARKLGEDVKIGKYVIPTGCSVLISPYATHRLPHHFPDPEAFKPERFDAENSEKRHPYAHIPFSAGPRNCIGYKFAMLEMKSMICAILRRCRLQSVPGKEVIRPKFRMTIRAQGGLWVKVIVRDETPKNVVI
- the LOC126872122 gene encoding probable cytochrome P450 4aa1 isoform X2; its protein translation is MVFLEWEHTPGEAWIYLVILTSIYILYILKNYIRCVIHVSRLNGPKAVPIIGNVNIALEENFLYRLANESKIYGRFVKVWVTILPYVVLLEPEDIQMVLGSTKHTRKVFFYKLLDNFLGKGLITKDMETWRVHRKILQPAFHLHILEKFTNIFAEHADSLMKKFLEKKDQEINITTFINDSVYNILSETVLGINQRTSEMDDLPFRKGQIMLLYRMMRPWLLMEWIYRLTKYGREEQKQRNELFDTCFKMMKEKRELLRNKKCEPDDQTEETRKMSLLEYMVEINEKHPCFSDKDIVEECCTFMLAGQDSVGTATAMTLFLLANNPEWQEKCIEELDRIFDGNPKLPTINDLKDMKCLEMCIKESLRLYPSVPMIARKLGEDVKIGKYVIPTGCSVLISPYATHRLPHHFPDPEAFKPERFDAENSEKRHPYAHIPFSAGPRNCIGYKFAMLEMKSMICAILRRCRLQSVPGKEVIRPKFRMTIRAQGGLWVKVIVRDETPKNVVI